A single genomic interval of Hoplias malabaricus isolate fHopMal1 chromosome 7, fHopMal1.hap1, whole genome shotgun sequence harbors:
- the LOC136702524 gene encoding flavin-containing monooxygenase 5-like isoform X2 yields MVQRVAVIGGGNAGLTCIKCCLDEGLEPVCFESSDDIGGLWRFKETTEPERSSIYRSLVVNTSKEMMCFSDFPMPAHFPNFMHNSLLLQYFRLYAEHFDLLKYIHLKTTVCSVRQQDDFSHSGQWEVVTESSDGCKETHVFDAVFVCSGHFTRPVTPLLAFPGVDTFPGKCSHSWDYKDPEAFCGKRVLIVGIGNSGGDIAVEISRVAEKTFLSIREGRWVVSRMGTGGLPLDVLMVTRSFAMLQQLFPRALVNWAVERVYNQKYDHRLYGLQAQHRILDRRLLINDELPAQILQGSLQIKPNIREFRGSTVVFDNGAIEEGIDAVVFCTGYKASFPFLPPSINNGPEGELTLFRRVFPLSLEHPTLAFIGFLNATGPVMPLAEMQTRWVTRVFTGRIHLPPLATMQRIIKKEMEAKINRYSNPASAALEVDYVLYIETIAQEVGVRPNLLWLFLTDPALGWRVLFGPTTPYQYRLRGPGRWEGARQAIFTQWERITQPLNTRPIPEPRSSSHIHWLSVAGSILLIFTVTSLQMRNPSFLQDQVTWMKSLIFI; encoded by the exons ATGGTTCAACGAGTGGCTGTCATTGGAGGGGGCAATGCTGGACTGACTTGCATTAAGTGCTGCTTGGACGAGGGGCTGGAGCCAGTGTGCTTCGAGAGCAGTGATGACATCGGAGGACTCTGGAGATTTAAG GAGACCACAGAGCCTGAGCGCTCCAGTATTTACCGCTCTCTGGTGGTGAACACTTCCAAAGAGATGATGTGTTTCAGTGATTTCCCCATGCCAGCACACTTCCCAAACTTCATGCACAACTCTCTGCTGCTGCAGTACTTCAGACTCTACGCAGAGCACTTTGACTTGCTCAAATACATTCACCTCAAG actaCAGTGTGCAGTGTGCGACAGCAAGATGATTTCTCTCACTCTGGTCAGTGGGAGGTGGTAACTGAGAGCAGTGACGGATGTAAGGAAACTCACGTGTTtgatgctgtgtttgtgtgttctggACATTTCACACGTCCAGTAACTCCTCTCTTAGCTTTTCCTG GAGTAGATACATTCCCAGGGAAATGTTCTCACAGTTGGGATTATAAGGATCCTGAGGCATTCTGTGGGAAGAGAGTACTGATTGTTGGCATTGGGAATTCTGGAGGAGACATTGCAGTGGAGATCAGCAGAGTCGCTGAGAAA actTTCCTGAGCATACGTGAAGGTAGGTGGGTAGTAAGCCGAATGGGCACTGGTGGTCTACCCCTTGATGTGCTGATGGTCACACGTTCATTTGCCATGCTCCAACAGCTATTTCCTCGAGCACTGGTTAACTGGGCAGTAGAGAGAGTCTACAATCAGAAATATGACCACAGGCTTTATGGACTACAGGCCCAACACCG GATACTGGACAGGCGCCTGTTAATTAATGATGAGCTGCCAGCACAAATCCTCCAGGGGTCACTGCAGATTAAACCTAACATTCGAGAGTTCCGTGGCTCCACTGTTGTGTTTGATAATGGAGCAATCGAAGAAGGGATTGATGCAGTGGTCTTCTGTACAGGGTACAAGGCGTCCTTCCCCTTTTTGCCACCCTCCATTAACAACGGTCCAGAGGGAGAACTGACTCTCTTCAGAAGGGTCTTCCCTCTGTCCTTGGAGCATCCAACACTGGCCTTCATTGGGTTTCTTAATGCCACAGGACCCGTAATGCCACTGGCAGAGATGCAGACACGCTGGGTGACCAGAGTCTTCACAG GACGGATCCATCTTCCTCCTTTGGCTACAATGCAGAGAATTATCAAGAAAGAAATGGAAGCAAAAATTaacag ATATTCTAATCCAGCGAGCGCTGCTCTAGAAGTGGACTATGTGCTGTATATAGAAACCATCGCGCAGGAAGTGGGTGTACGTCCCAACCTCCTCTGGCTGTTTTTAACAGATCCTGCTTTGGGTTGGAGGGTTCTGTTTGGTCCCACTACACCATATCAGTATCGGCTGAGGGGTCCAGGCCGCTGGGAGGGGGCTCGCCAGGCAATCTTTACCCAGTGGGAGCGCATTACTCAGCCTTTAAACACACGGCCCATTCCAGAGCCCAGATCCTCCAGCCACATCCACTGGCTGAGTGTGGCCGGGAGCATCCTGCTGATTTTCACTGTCACTTCACTGCAAATGAGAAACCCCAGCTTCCTTCAGGATCAGGTCACTTGGATGAAATCCCTTATCTTCATATAG
- the LOC136702084 gene encoding flavin-containing monooxygenase 5-like isoform X2 yields MARRVAVIGGGSSGLTCIKCCLDEGLEPVCFESSDDIGGLWRFKENPEADRASIYHSVIINTSKEMMCFSDFPIPAHFPNYMHNSYIMDYFRMYAEHFQLSRYIHLETKVLRVTPRSDFAHSGQWDIETEDKEGNREKHVFDAVLVCTGHHCHPSLPLKDFPGLDSFKGKYFHSRDYKTPEEWRDKKVVVIGIGNSGGDIAVELSRMAKQVFLSTRRGSWILNRVGNKGIPLDMVFNRAVQMMQSITPFALMCSKGEQRLNERFNHAMYGLQPKHRLFSQHPMVNDELPNRIISGTVLIKPNVRDFRGSSVAFEDGTVEDDIDLVVFATGYTFSFPFLPDHVLSVKANKTSLYKHVFPPGLERHTLAVIGLIQPLGAIMPISEMQARWATRVFKGQLKLPSMQYMLKDIKAKEDSMAKRYVPSQRHTIQVDYLPYMDELADQVGVRPRLLWLFVTDPGLGWRVLFGPVTPYQYRLNGPGRWDGARQAIFTQWERVAQPMKTRNIPVRESHHSSLPLVLFLSAATLFSAVYYKKSSLTGFLPDFSSHLNWLTAYLPQLGSRQ; encoded by the exons ATGGCTCGACGAGTGGCTGTGATTGGAGGGGGTAGTTCTGGACTTACCTGCATAAAGTGCTGCTTGGACGAGGGGCTGGAGCCAGTGTGCTTCGAGAGCAGTGATGACATTGGTGGACTCTGGAGGTTTAAA gagaaTCCTGAGGCAGACAGGGCCAGCATCTACCACTCAGTGATCATCAACACCTCAAAGGAGATGATGTGCTTCAGTGATTTTCCAATCCCTGCCCATTTCCCAAACTACATGCATAACTCCTACATCATGGACTACTTCCGTATGTACGCCGAGCACTTCCAGCTCAGTCGGTACATTCACTTAGAG ACAAAAGTCCTTAGAGTCACTCCAAGATCAGACTTTGCTCATTCTGGCCAATGGGACATTGAGACAGAAGataaagagggaaacagagagaaacacgTGTTTGATGCTGTGCTGGTTTGCACTGGACACCACTGCCACCCTTCCCTTCCTCTTAAAGACTTTCCAG GTCTAGACAGTTTCAAGGGTAAATATTTCCACAGCCGGGACTACAAGACTCCAGAAGAATGGCGTGACAAGAAAGTGGTTGTGATTGGAATCGGCAATTCAGGAGGAGACATTGCAGTAGAGCTTAGCAGGATGGCCAAACAG GTTTTTCTGAGCACAAGGAGGGGTTCCTGGATCCTGAATCGTGTGGGAAATAAGGGTATTCCCCTGGACATGGTCTTCAACAGGGCAGTTCAAATGATGCAATCTATTACACCCTTTGCATTGATGTGCAGCAAGGGAGAGCAGAGGCTCAATGAGAGGTTCAACCATGCTATGTATGGCCTACAGCCAAAACACAG GCTTTTTAGCCAGCATCCCATGGTGAATGATGAACTGCCTAATCGCATCATATCGGGCACTGTGCTGATCAAGCCCAATGTGCGGGATTTTCGTGGCTCAAGTGTGGCCTTTGAAGATGGTACAGTGGAGGATGACATTGACCTGGTGGTGTTTGCTACAGGCTACACTTTTTCTTTCCCATTCCTGCCTGATCATGTGTTATCAGTGAAAGCAAACAAGACATCGCTGTATAAGCATGTTTTCCCACCAGGCCTTGAAAGGCACACTCTTGCTGTGATTGGCCTTATCCAACCTCTGGGAGCCATCATGCCCATCTCTGAGATGCAGGCCCGCTGGGCTACACGTGTCTTTAAAG GACAGCTAAAGCTTCCATCAATGCAATACATGCTAAAAGACATCAAAGCAAAGGAGGATAGCATGGCTAAAAG GTATGTGCCGTCCCAGAGACACACCATCCAAGTGGACTACCTCCCCTATATGGATGAGCTGGCTGATCAAGTGGGTGTGCGTCCCAGACTACTATGGTTATTTGTAACGGATCCTGGTTTGGGTTGGAGGGTTCTATTTGGTCCTGTCACTCCATATCAGTATCGGCTGAATGGTCCAGGTCGCTGGGATGGGGCTCGCCAGGCTATCTTCACCCAGTGGGAACGTGTGGCTCAGCCCATGAAAACACGTAACATCCCTGTGAGGGAGTCGCATcactcctctcttcctcttgtCCTGTTCTTATCTGCTGCTACTCTGTTCTCAGCTGTGTACTACAAGAAGTCTAGTCTGACTGGCTTCCTCCCAGACTTCTCgtcccacctcaactggctaACAGCTTATCTACCACAGCTCGGGTCAAGGCAGTGA
- the LOC136702524 gene encoding flavin-containing monooxygenase 5-like isoform X1 → MRMVQRVAVIGGGNAGLTCIKCCLDEGLEPVCFESSDDIGGLWRFKETTEPERSSIYRSLVVNTSKEMMCFSDFPMPAHFPNFMHNSLLLQYFRLYAEHFDLLKYIHLKTTVCSVRQQDDFSHSGQWEVVTESSDGCKETHVFDAVFVCSGHFTRPVTPLLAFPGVDTFPGKCSHSWDYKDPEAFCGKRVLIVGIGNSGGDIAVEISRVAEKTFLSIREGRWVVSRMGTGGLPLDVLMVTRSFAMLQQLFPRALVNWAVERVYNQKYDHRLYGLQAQHRILDRRLLINDELPAQILQGSLQIKPNIREFRGSTVVFDNGAIEEGIDAVVFCTGYKASFPFLPPSINNGPEGELTLFRRVFPLSLEHPTLAFIGFLNATGPVMPLAEMQTRWVTRVFTGRIHLPPLATMQRIIKKEMEAKINRYSNPASAALEVDYVLYIETIAQEVGVRPNLLWLFLTDPALGWRVLFGPTTPYQYRLRGPGRWEGARQAIFTQWERITQPLNTRPIPEPRSSSHIHWLSVAGSILLIFTVTSLQMRNPSFLQDQVTWMKSLIFI, encoded by the exons AATGGTTCAACGAGTGGCTGTCATTGGAGGGGGCAATGCTGGACTGACTTGCATTAAGTGCTGCTTGGACGAGGGGCTGGAGCCAGTGTGCTTCGAGAGCAGTGATGACATCGGAGGACTCTGGAGATTTAAG GAGACCACAGAGCCTGAGCGCTCCAGTATTTACCGCTCTCTGGTGGTGAACACTTCCAAAGAGATGATGTGTTTCAGTGATTTCCCCATGCCAGCACACTTCCCAAACTTCATGCACAACTCTCTGCTGCTGCAGTACTTCAGACTCTACGCAGAGCACTTTGACTTGCTCAAATACATTCACCTCAAG actaCAGTGTGCAGTGTGCGACAGCAAGATGATTTCTCTCACTCTGGTCAGTGGGAGGTGGTAACTGAGAGCAGTGACGGATGTAAGGAAACTCACGTGTTtgatgctgtgtttgtgtgttctggACATTTCACACGTCCAGTAACTCCTCTCTTAGCTTTTCCTG GAGTAGATACATTCCCAGGGAAATGTTCTCACAGTTGGGATTATAAGGATCCTGAGGCATTCTGTGGGAAGAGAGTACTGATTGTTGGCATTGGGAATTCTGGAGGAGACATTGCAGTGGAGATCAGCAGAGTCGCTGAGAAA actTTCCTGAGCATACGTGAAGGTAGGTGGGTAGTAAGCCGAATGGGCACTGGTGGTCTACCCCTTGATGTGCTGATGGTCACACGTTCATTTGCCATGCTCCAACAGCTATTTCCTCGAGCACTGGTTAACTGGGCAGTAGAGAGAGTCTACAATCAGAAATATGACCACAGGCTTTATGGACTACAGGCCCAACACCG GATACTGGACAGGCGCCTGTTAATTAATGATGAGCTGCCAGCACAAATCCTCCAGGGGTCACTGCAGATTAAACCTAACATTCGAGAGTTCCGTGGCTCCACTGTTGTGTTTGATAATGGAGCAATCGAAGAAGGGATTGATGCAGTGGTCTTCTGTACAGGGTACAAGGCGTCCTTCCCCTTTTTGCCACCCTCCATTAACAACGGTCCAGAGGGAGAACTGACTCTCTTCAGAAGGGTCTTCCCTCTGTCCTTGGAGCATCCAACACTGGCCTTCATTGGGTTTCTTAATGCCACAGGACCCGTAATGCCACTGGCAGAGATGCAGACACGCTGGGTGACCAGAGTCTTCACAG GACGGATCCATCTTCCTCCTTTGGCTACAATGCAGAGAATTATCAAGAAAGAAATGGAAGCAAAAATTaacag ATATTCTAATCCAGCGAGCGCTGCTCTAGAAGTGGACTATGTGCTGTATATAGAAACCATCGCGCAGGAAGTGGGTGTACGTCCCAACCTCCTCTGGCTGTTTTTAACAGATCCTGCTTTGGGTTGGAGGGTTCTGTTTGGTCCCACTACACCATATCAGTATCGGCTGAGGGGTCCAGGCCGCTGGGAGGGGGCTCGCCAGGCAATCTTTACCCAGTGGGAGCGCATTACTCAGCCTTTAAACACACGGCCCATTCCAGAGCCCAGATCCTCCAGCCACATCCACTGGCTGAGTGTGGCCGGGAGCATCCTGCTGATTTTCACTGTCACTTCACTGCAAATGAGAAACCCCAGCTTCCTTCAGGATCAGGTCACTTGGATGAAATCCCTTATCTTCATATAG
- the LOC136702703 gene encoding flavin-containing monooxygenase 5-like, with translation MAQRVAVIRGGNPGLTCIKCCLDEGLEPVCFESSDDIRGLWRFKETTEPERSSIYRSLVVNTSKEMMCFSDFPMPAHFPNFMHNSLLLQYFRLYAEHFDLLKYIHLKAFFFFRHDFSHSGQWEVVTESSDGCKETHVFDAVFVCSGHFTRPVTPLLAFPGVDTFPGKCLHSWDYKDPEAFCGKRVLFGNSGGDIAVEISRFAEKNGPEGELTLFRRVFPLSLEHPTLAFIGFLNATGPIMPLAEMQARWVTRVFTGQIHLPPLAKMQRIIKKEMEAKINRYSNPASAALEVDYVPYIETIAQEVGVRPNLLWLFLTDPGLSWRVLFGPTTPYQYRLRGPGRWEGGLPGNLYPVGAHYSAFKHTAHSRAQILQPHPLAECGREHPADFHCHFTANEKPQLPSGSEQ, from the exons ATGGCTCAACGAGTGGCAGTCATTAGAGGGGGCAATCCTGGACTGACCTGCATCAAGTGCTGCTTGGACGAAGGGCTGGAGCCAGTGTGCTTTGAGAGTAGTGATGACATCAGAGGACTCTGGAGGTTTAAG GAGACCACAGAGCCTGAGCGCTCCAGTATTTACCGCTCTCTGGTGGTGAACACTTCCAAAGAGATGATGTGTTTCAGTGATTTCCCCATGCCAGCACACTTCCCAAACTTCATGCACAACTCTCTGCTGCTGCAGTACTTCAGACTCTACGCAGAGCACTTTGACTTGCTCAAATACATTCACCTCAAG GCTTTCTTCTTTTTTCGACATGATTTCTCTCACTCTGGTCAGTGGGAGGTGGTAACAGAGAGCAGTGACGGATGTAAGGAAACCCACGTGTTtgatgctgtgtttgtgtgttctggACATTTCACACGTCCAGTAACTCCTCTCTTGGCTTTTCCTG GAGTAGATACATTCCCAGGGAAATGTCTTCACAGTTGGGATTATAAGGATCCTGAAGCATTCTGTGGGAAGAGAGTACTGTTTGGGAATTCTGGAGGAGACATTGCAGTGGAGATCAGCAGATTCGCTGAGAAA AACGGTCCAGAAGGAGAACTGACTCTCTTCAGAAGGGTCTTCCCTCTGTCCTTGGAGCATCCAACACTGGCCTTCATTGGGTTTCTTAATGCCACAGGACCCATAATGCCTCTGGCAGAGATGCAGGCACGCTGGGTGACCAGAGTCTTCACAG GACAGATCCATCTTCCTCCTTTGGCTAAAATGCAGAGAATTATCAAGAAAGAAATGGAAGCAAAAATTAACAG ATATTCAAATCCAGCGAGTGCTGCTCTAGAAGTGGACTACGTGCCGTATATAGAAACCATCGCGCAGGAAGTGGGTGTACGTCCCAACCTCCTCTGGCTGTTTTTAACAGATCCTGGTTTGAGTTGGAGGGTTCTGTTTGGTCCCACTACACCATATCAGTATCGGCTGAGGGGTCCAGGCCGCTGGGAGGGGGGCTTGCCAGGCAATCTTTACCCAGTGGGAGCGCATTACTCAGCCTTTAAACACACGGCCCATTCCAGAGCCCAGATCCTCCAGCCACATCCACTGGCTGAGTGTGGCCGGGAGCATCCTGCTGATTTTCACTGTCATTTCACTGCAAATGAGAAACCCCAGCTTCCTTCAGGATCAG AGCAGTGA
- the LOC136702084 gene encoding flavin-containing monooxygenase 5-like isoform X1 produces the protein MVNLSLSLSASCAVRKGSGRKYWVYCLPVFSYSVDSSIISMARRVAVIGGGSSGLTCIKCCLDEGLEPVCFESSDDIGGLWRFKENPEADRASIYHSVIINTSKEMMCFSDFPIPAHFPNYMHNSYIMDYFRMYAEHFQLSRYIHLETKVLRVTPRSDFAHSGQWDIETEDKEGNREKHVFDAVLVCTGHHCHPSLPLKDFPGLDSFKGKYFHSRDYKTPEEWRDKKVVVIGIGNSGGDIAVELSRMAKQVFLSTRRGSWILNRVGNKGIPLDMVFNRAVQMMQSITPFALMCSKGEQRLNERFNHAMYGLQPKHRLFSQHPMVNDELPNRIISGTVLIKPNVRDFRGSSVAFEDGTVEDDIDLVVFATGYTFSFPFLPDHVLSVKANKTSLYKHVFPPGLERHTLAVIGLIQPLGAIMPISEMQARWATRVFKGQLKLPSMQYMLKDIKAKEDSMAKRYVPSQRHTIQVDYLPYMDELADQVGVRPRLLWLFVTDPGLGWRVLFGPVTPYQYRLNGPGRWDGARQAIFTQWERVAQPMKTRNIPVRESHHSSLPLVLFLSAATLFSAVYYKKSSLTGFLPDFSSHLNWLTAYLPQLGSRQ, from the exons ATggtcaatctctctctctctctctccgcctcTTGCGCGGTTAGGAAGGGGAGTGGGAGGAAGTACTGGGTTTACTGTTTGCCTGTATTCAGTTACAGTGTTGACTCTTCGATAATAAG TATGGCTCGACGAGTGGCTGTGATTGGAGGGGGTAGTTCTGGACTTACCTGCATAAAGTGCTGCTTGGACGAGGGGCTGGAGCCAGTGTGCTTCGAGAGCAGTGATGACATTGGTGGACTCTGGAGGTTTAAA gagaaTCCTGAGGCAGACAGGGCCAGCATCTACCACTCAGTGATCATCAACACCTCAAAGGAGATGATGTGCTTCAGTGATTTTCCAATCCCTGCCCATTTCCCAAACTACATGCATAACTCCTACATCATGGACTACTTCCGTATGTACGCCGAGCACTTCCAGCTCAGTCGGTACATTCACTTAGAG ACAAAAGTCCTTAGAGTCACTCCAAGATCAGACTTTGCTCATTCTGGCCAATGGGACATTGAGACAGAAGataaagagggaaacagagagaaacacgTGTTTGATGCTGTGCTGGTTTGCACTGGACACCACTGCCACCCTTCCCTTCCTCTTAAAGACTTTCCAG GTCTAGACAGTTTCAAGGGTAAATATTTCCACAGCCGGGACTACAAGACTCCAGAAGAATGGCGTGACAAGAAAGTGGTTGTGATTGGAATCGGCAATTCAGGAGGAGACATTGCAGTAGAGCTTAGCAGGATGGCCAAACAG GTTTTTCTGAGCACAAGGAGGGGTTCCTGGATCCTGAATCGTGTGGGAAATAAGGGTATTCCCCTGGACATGGTCTTCAACAGGGCAGTTCAAATGATGCAATCTATTACACCCTTTGCATTGATGTGCAGCAAGGGAGAGCAGAGGCTCAATGAGAGGTTCAACCATGCTATGTATGGCCTACAGCCAAAACACAG GCTTTTTAGCCAGCATCCCATGGTGAATGATGAACTGCCTAATCGCATCATATCGGGCACTGTGCTGATCAAGCCCAATGTGCGGGATTTTCGTGGCTCAAGTGTGGCCTTTGAAGATGGTACAGTGGAGGATGACATTGACCTGGTGGTGTTTGCTACAGGCTACACTTTTTCTTTCCCATTCCTGCCTGATCATGTGTTATCAGTGAAAGCAAACAAGACATCGCTGTATAAGCATGTTTTCCCACCAGGCCTTGAAAGGCACACTCTTGCTGTGATTGGCCTTATCCAACCTCTGGGAGCCATCATGCCCATCTCTGAGATGCAGGCCCGCTGGGCTACACGTGTCTTTAAAG GACAGCTAAAGCTTCCATCAATGCAATACATGCTAAAAGACATCAAAGCAAAGGAGGATAGCATGGCTAAAAG GTATGTGCCGTCCCAGAGACACACCATCCAAGTGGACTACCTCCCCTATATGGATGAGCTGGCTGATCAAGTGGGTGTGCGTCCCAGACTACTATGGTTATTTGTAACGGATCCTGGTTTGGGTTGGAGGGTTCTATTTGGTCCTGTCACTCCATATCAGTATCGGCTGAATGGTCCAGGTCGCTGGGATGGGGCTCGCCAGGCTATCTTCACCCAGTGGGAACGTGTGGCTCAGCCCATGAAAACACGTAACATCCCTGTGAGGGAGTCGCATcactcctctcttcctcttgtCCTGTTCTTATCTGCTGCTACTCTGTTCTCAGCTGTGTACTACAAGAAGTCTAGTCTGACTGGCTTCCTCCCAGACTTCTCgtcccacctcaactggctaACAGCTTATCTACCACAGCTCGGGTCAAGGCAGTGA